The Ornithinimicrobium faecis genome includes a window with the following:
- a CDS encoding 5'-3' exonuclease yields the protein MSSPTSTDQRLVLLDTASLYFRAFFGVKDSAPAPDGTPTNAVRGLLDMTATLINRFAPTHLVACWDDDWRPAFRTEAIPSYKAHRLVEGSPDQEEVPDDLQVQVPVIRAALEAFGIPVLGSPGFEADDVIGTLTHRHTGVMPVTVVTGDRDLFQLVDDEHDITVAYTAKAGVRDAEIIDQAALQERYAVASGPAYADMSIMRGDTSDGLPGVVGIGEKTAAALIATYGSLAGVRQAVADGDPAIKGARRKNLEAAEAYLDVAPGVVLVARDAALQDRPLSLPRELADPGTLQQIVETYGISGPITRLLQALKLG from the coding sequence ATGAGCAGCCCGACGAGCACTGACCAGCGCCTTGTGCTGCTCGACACCGCCAGTCTCTATTTCCGGGCGTTCTTCGGGGTCAAGGACTCTGCACCTGCCCCGGATGGCACACCGACCAACGCGGTGCGCGGGCTGCTCGACATGACGGCCACCCTGATCAACCGGTTTGCCCCCACGCACCTGGTCGCCTGCTGGGACGACGACTGGCGCCCGGCCTTCCGCACCGAGGCCATCCCGTCCTACAAGGCTCACCGGCTGGTCGAGGGATCGCCGGACCAGGAGGAGGTGCCGGACGACCTGCAGGTGCAGGTGCCGGTGATCCGGGCGGCCCTGGAAGCCTTCGGGATCCCGGTGCTGGGCTCCCCCGGTTTCGAGGCCGACGACGTCATCGGGACCCTGACCCACCGGCACACCGGCGTGATGCCGGTGACGGTCGTGACCGGTGACCGGGACCTCTTCCAGTTGGTGGACGACGAGCACGACATCACCGTCGCCTACACCGCCAAGGCCGGGGTGCGGGACGCCGAGATCATCGACCAGGCGGCGCTGCAAGAGCGGTATGCCGTGGCGTCCGGGCCGGCGTATGCCGACATGTCGATCATGCGCGGAGACACCAGCGACGGGCTGCCCGGGGTGGTCGGCATCGGGGAGAAGACGGCGGCGGCGTTGATCGCCACCTATGGCTCGCTGGCGGGGGTGCGTCAGGCGGTCGCGGACGGTGACCCGGCCATCAAGGGCGCCCGGCGCAAGAATCTCGAGGCGGCGGAGGCCTACCTCGATGTCGCCCCCGGCGTGGTGCTGGTCGCTCGAGACGCCGCGCTGCAGGACCGGCCGCTGTCTCTGCCTCGGGAGCTGGCAGATCCGGGCACGCTGCAGCAGATCGTGGAGACCTACGGCATCTCGGGGCCAATCACCCGACTCCTCCAGGCGTTGAAACTGGGCTGA
- a CDS encoding PH domain-containing protein, translating to MGLKDSQLANGEEIVLSIRTHWKALAEPIALAIFLLAVVWAGWWFTRDLSYGTWITLALGVLAVGIALFFVVIPILRWSTERYTITTRRISHRTGILTKVGRDIPLHRVNDIGIEKGLLDRILGCGTLTVSDATDKAGMDLHDVPGVEAVHVQLQNLLYSRDDGSDDGEWPPNEPPRSRGRA from the coding sequence ATGGGACTCAAGGACAGTCAGCTGGCCAACGGCGAAGAGATCGTGCTCAGCATCCGCACGCACTGGAAGGCACTGGCCGAGCCGATCGCGCTGGCGATCTTCCTGCTGGCCGTGGTGTGGGCCGGATGGTGGTTCACCCGGGACCTGTCCTACGGCACCTGGATCACCCTCGCCCTGGGGGTTCTGGCCGTGGGCATCGCCCTGTTCTTCGTGGTGATCCCGATCCTGCGCTGGTCCACTGAGCGCTACACCATCACGACCCGGCGCATCAGTCACCGCACAGGCATCCTGACGAAGGTTGGCCGGGACATCCCACTGCACCGCGTGAACGACATCGGCATCGAGAAGGGCCTGCTCGACCGGATCCTCGGCTGTGGCACCCTGACCGTCTCCGATGCCACCGACAAGGCCGGCATGGACCTGCACGACGTCCCGGGCGTTGAGGCCGTGCACGTGCAGTTGCAGAACCTGCTGTATTCCCGTGACGACGGCTCCGACGATGGTGAGTGGCCGCCCAACGAGCCCCCGCGCAGCCGCGGTCGCGCCTGA
- a CDS encoding IS3 family transposase (programmed frameshift) produces MSSSGPRAGGPSRRTFTPAQKLDHVAAYEAACQEKQGGAYLRREGLYSSLITEWRRLRDAGVLEGKEPGQKVGRPSKDQAEIVRLRQQLEVTERRLAQTETALDLMGKAHELLEQNLQELDHRDHAQEALMSTYDELVKAKITTREAAALTGISRATAARRRHNPTPLVREALVPVNALTCAERAHVLAVLNCEEFVDCAPLQVYATLLDRGTYLCSVSTMYRVLAENAQVKERRRQARHPARVRPELVATGPGQVYTWDITKLAGPIKGRYYDAYVMIDIYSRYIVGVHVHHYESAPLAEEMMKEVFGVHGIPQVVHADRGTSMTSKTVAALLADLQVTRSHSRPKVSNDNPYSEAWFKTLKYAPAFPERFGSLADARAFMDDFVTWYNHEHHHTGIGLHTPAEVHYGLAAAKAEDRAKVLAQARALNPERFTTTTPPKTLALPEAAWINKPEEPEPTETPAA; encoded by the exons ATGAGTAGTTCCGGCCCTCGGGCGGGCGGGCCGTCGCGGCGGACGTTTACCCCGGCGCAGAAGCTGGATCATGTGGCTGCTTACGAGGCGGCCTGTCAGGAGAAGCAGGGCGGTGCGTACCTGCGCCGTGAGGGCCTGTACTCCTCGCTGATCACGGAGTGGCGCCGGCTGCGTGACGCGGGCGTGCTCGAGGGCAAAGAGCCTGGACAGAAGGTCGGTCGTCCCTCGAAGGATCAGGCCGAGATCGTCCGACTGCGCCAGCAGTTGGAGGTGACCGAGCGGCGCCTGGCCCAGACCGAGACCGCGTTGGACCTGATGGGAAAAGCACACGAGCTCTTGGAGCAGA ATCTCCAAGAGCTCGACCACCGAGACCACGCGCAAGAAGCGCTGATGAGCACCTACGACGAGCTCGTCAAGGCAAAGATCACGACTCGGGAAGCAGCGGCCCTGACCGGGATCAGCCGGGCCACCGCAGCACGGCGCCGACACAACCCGACCCCGCTCGTGCGTGAGGCACTGGTGCCGGTCAACGCCCTGACCTGTGCTGAGCGTGCCCACGTGCTGGCCGTGCTGAACTGCGAGGAGTTCGTCGACTGTGCCCCGCTGCAGGTCTACGCCACCCTGCTGGACCGCGGGACGTACCTGTGCTCGGTCTCCACGATGTACCGGGTGCTTGCCGAGAACGCGCAGGTCAAGGAGCGCCGGCGCCAGGCCCGTCACCCGGCCCGGGTCCGTCCCGAACTGGTAGCCACCGGCCCTGGGCAGGTTTATACGTGGGACATCACGAAGCTGGCTGGGCCGATCAAGGGGAGGTACTACGACGCCTACGTGATGATCGACATCTACTCGCGGTACATCGTCGGCGTCCACGTCCACCACTACGAGTCCGCGCCGTTGGCCGAAGAGATGATGAAGGAAGTCTTCGGCGTCCACGGCATCCCGCAGGTCGTCCACGCCGACCGGGGCACCTCGATGACGTCCAAGACCGTCGCGGCCCTGCTGGCCGACCTGCAAGTCACCCGCTCGCACTCCAGGCCGAAGGTCTCTAACGACAATCCCTACTCCGAGGCCTGGTTCAAGACGTTGAAGTACGCCCCGGCCTTCCCCGAACGGTTCGGGTCGCTGGCCGACGCCAGAGCGTTCATGGACGACTTCGTGACTTGGTACAACCACGAGCATCACCACACCGGCATCGGGCTGCATACCCCGGCCGAGGTGCACTACGGCCTCGCCGCCGCCAAGGCCGAGGACCGGGCCAAGGTCCTGGCCCAGGCCCGAGCGCTCAACCCCGAACGCTTCACCACCACCACACCGCCGAAGACCCTCGCCCTGCCCGAAGCAGCCTGGATCAACAAACCCGAAGAACCGGAGCCCACCGAAACGCCAGCGGCTTAA
- a CDS encoding cold-shock protein: protein MATGTVKWFNSEKGFGFIEQDGGGADVFVHYSAIESSGYRELQEAQKVEFDVTQGPKGPQAEKVRPL, encoded by the coding sequence GTGGCTACAGGCACCGTGAAGTGGTTCAACTCCGAGAAGGGCTTCGGTTTCATCGAGCAGGACGGCGGCGGCGCTGACGTCTTCGTTCACTACTCCGCCATTGAGAGCTCGGGCTACCGTGAGCTCCAGGAGGCCCAGAAGGTGGAGTTCGATGTGACCCAGGGCCCCAAGGGTCCGCAGGCTGAGAAGGTTCGCCCCCTCTGA
- a CDS encoding multidrug effflux MFS transporter codes for MPLTHEPSRLTRLLMFGALVAIGPLTIDIYLAAFPTIVTDLQTTDAAVQLTLTATLIGLAIGQLLIGAVADVIGRRRPLLFALSAYVLVSVVIALSSSLEALLVLRFVQGLTAASGMVLANAMVRDLYDGAQMATFISRLFLIVGVAPILAPTLGAQFLHFGTWRTIFWGLAVFGLILVSVALFLAPETLPRERRRRGGVLPALQSYGVLLSNRRFVGLMLTAGAAMGALFAYISSATFIFQDLYGMSTQEYALVFAAGAGSLTIASQANGFLVQRVHPVRILRVVLPTAVLISGLLLVAALLDLGVVAIIAGVVLVLGATGFVMPNAPVIALHDHAERAGSAAALLGAGNFIFGALIAPITGAFDTNSAVPMAAVMVGCGTLAVLVFWTLARPSDILASMPWEGSDRPGDRPAQGDVGASPTRQETEVVTVTPPA; via the coding sequence GTGCCACTGACCCACGAACCATCGCGCCTGACGCGCCTGCTGATGTTCGGCGCCCTCGTGGCGATCGGACCGCTGACCATCGACATCTATCTGGCGGCGTTCCCCACGATCGTCACGGACCTGCAGACCACGGACGCCGCGGTCCAGCTGACCCTGACGGCCACCCTGATCGGCCTGGCGATCGGCCAGCTGCTGATCGGCGCTGTCGCAGACGTCATCGGTCGGCGCCGGCCCCTGCTGTTTGCCCTCAGCGCCTATGTGCTCGTGTCGGTCGTCATCGCGCTGTCCTCCTCGCTGGAGGCACTGCTCGTCCTGCGCTTCGTGCAGGGCCTGACCGCTGCCTCGGGCATGGTGCTGGCCAACGCGATGGTCCGGGACCTGTATGACGGTGCGCAGATGGCCACCTTCATCTCCCGGCTGTTCCTGATCGTCGGGGTCGCCCCGATCCTGGCGCCAACGCTGGGAGCGCAGTTCCTGCACTTCGGCACGTGGCGCACGATCTTCTGGGGGCTGGCCGTCTTCGGCCTGATCCTGGTCTCGGTCGCCCTGTTCCTGGCGCCGGAGACGCTGCCCCGGGAGCGCCGGCGCCGCGGCGGGGTGCTGCCGGCGCTGCAGTCCTACGGCGTCCTGCTGAGCAACCGCCGCTTCGTGGGGCTGATGCTGACCGCTGGGGCCGCCATGGGCGCGCTGTTCGCCTACATCAGCTCAGCGACCTTCATCTTCCAGGACCTCTACGGCATGTCGACGCAGGAGTATGCCCTGGTCTTCGCCGCCGGGGCCGGGTCGCTCACCATCGCCAGCCAGGCCAACGGCTTCCTCGTGCAGCGGGTCCACCCCGTGCGCATTCTGCGGGTCGTGCTGCCGACCGCCGTCCTCATCTCTGGCCTGCTGCTGGTGGCCGCGCTGCTGGACCTCGGTGTGGTCGCGATCATCGCCGGCGTGGTGCTCGTCCTGGGCGCCACCGGCTTCGTGATGCCCAATGCCCCCGTGATCGCCCTGCACGACCATGCCGAGCGCGCCGGGTCAGCCGCCGCCCTGCTGGGCGCTGGCAACTTCATCTTCGGTGCCCTGATCGCCCCCATCACCGGAGCCTTCGACACCAACTCCGCGGTGCCGATGGCCGCGGTGATGGTCGGCTGCGGAACACTGGCCGTGCTGGTGTTCTGGACGCTGGCCCGGCCCAGCGACATCCTGGCGAGTATGCCGTGGGAAGGGTCTGATCGACCCGGTGACCGTCCGGCGCAGGGGGACGTGGGAGCGTCGCCGACGCGGCAGGAGACTGAGGTCGTGACGGTCACCCCGCCTGCCTGA